A window of the Electrophorus electricus isolate fEleEle1 chromosome 11, fEleEle1.pri, whole genome shotgun sequence genome harbors these coding sequences:
- the zmiz1a gene encoding zinc finger MIZ domain-containing protein 1a isoform X1, producing the protein MNSIPSMDRHIQQTNDRLLCIKQHLQNPANFQTAATELLDWCGDPRAFQRPFEQSLMGCLTVVSRVAAQQGFDLDLGYRLLAVCAANRDKFTPKSAETNTCRRCQSDSALLSSWCEELGRLLLLRHQKNRQSEPQGKVPMQAPMNSMKPALSHSDGSFPYDTVPWQQNTNQAPGSLSVVTTVWGVTNTSQSQVLGNPMANTNNPMNPGGNGIGSGISASNQGINSPQFPGQQQQFSGKGGSNQAYMQQGMYGRTGHPGTAGFSGSYPGGPNAPGGIGMPPHTRPPSDFTQPAAAAAAAAVAAAAATATATATATVAALQETNKDMNQYGQMCSSFQMGPTQGYNNQFMNQPGPRGPPAMAGGMNPGGMGGSINSSNLSGPPMGLNQPRAPGMGPFGGHGQRMPQQGYPGPRPQSMPMPGTKRPYPGEPNYGGQQFGPNGQFPNQQGQYPNPNASRALPSPNYPAQRMPGQQGSGQYPPSGVPMGQYYKQEPFNGQNSNFSAGGYAYNQGNGPPRQVVNYPHSPVPGNPTPPMTPGSSIPPYLSPNQDVKPPFPPDMKPNMTSLPPPPANPNEELRLTFPVRDGVVLEPFRLEHNLAVSNHVFHLRPSVHQTLMWRSDLELQFKCYHHEDRQMNTNWPASVQVSVNATPLTIERGDNKTSHKPLHLKHVCQPGRNTIQITVTACCCSHLFVLQLVHRPSVRSVLQGLLKKRLLPAEHCITKIKRNFSSVAASSGNAPLNGEDGVEQTAIKVSLKCPITFRRIQLPARGHDCKHVQCFDLESYLQLNCERGTWRCPVCNKTALLEGLEVDQYMWGILNAIQNSEFEEVTIDPTCSWRPVPIKSDLLIKEDPDGPLAKRFKTMSPSQMIMPNVMDMIAQLGPGPSPYTSIPPQHAGNSGEYGGQGRGNSYQGHGNFDFPHGNTGGGAPMNDFMHGPQLSHPPDVPNSLMGPDKALGHGMPDSMPHPVSAEQSHASMQQGMHASPHPNSQSAQPLHHSGPPSSQPPRQAPPTQQQPGPNSHPHSDMTFNPAGEGQVGSQGPADMPEPSLDLLPELANPDELLSYLDPPDLPSNSNDDLLSLFENN; encoded by the exons AAACCAACACCTGCAGGAGATGTCAAAGTGACTCAG ctctACTGTCATCGTGGTGTGAGGAGCTGGGCCGGCTGCTCCTGCTGCGGCACCAGAAGAATCGGCAGAGTGAGCCCCAGGGCAAGGTGCCCATGCAGGCGCCCATGAACTCCATGAAGCCAGCGCTCTCCCACAG TGATGGGTCCTTTCCATATGACACTGTTCCCTGGCAACAAAATACCAACCAGGCTCCCGGCTCATTGTCAGTGGTGACAACGGTGTGGGGGGTTACCAATACATCACAAAGTCAG GTTTTGGGTAACCCCATGGCCAACACCAACAACCCTATGAACCCTGGAGGCAATGGAATAGGGTCGGGCATATCAGCCAGCAACCAAGGGATCAACTCCCCTCAGTTCCCCGGACAACAACAGCAGTTTTCAGGCAAAGGGGGCTCCAACCAGGCCTACATGCAGCAGGGCATGTATGGGCGAACAGGGCATCCTGGAACTGCAGGTTTCAGTGGCAG TTACCCAGGTGGTCCGAATGCTCCAGGTGGAATAGGCATGCCCCCCCACACCCGGCCGCCATCGGACTTCACCCAGCCTGccgctgcagctgctgcagctgccgTCGCTGCCGCCGCCGCCACAGCAACGGCCACTGCCACGGCCACTGTAGCCGCGCTGCAGGAGACCAACAAGGACATGAACCAGTACGGGCAG ATGTGCTCCTCATTTCAGATGGGACCCACGCAGGGCTATAACAACCAGTTCATGAATCAGCCCGGACCCCGTGGCCCGCCTGCCATGGCAGGCGGAATGAACCCGGGCGGAATGGGTGGGAGCATAAACAGCTCCAACCTCAGCGGCCCACCCATGGGCTTGAACCAGCCCCGAGCTCCAGGGATGGGTCCCTTTGGGGGCCATGGCCAGAGAATGCCCCAGCAGGGCTATCCAGGGCCCAGGCCCCAATCCATGCCCATGCCAGGCACCAAGAGACCTTATCCTGGAGAG CCTAACTATGGGGGTCAGCAGTTTGGACCAAATGGACAGTTTCCCAACCAGCAAGGACAGTATCCTAACCCAAATGCATCCAGAGCCCTGCCCTCACCCAACTACCCGGCACAAAGGATGCCAGGCCAGCAGGGCTCCGGCCAGTATCCCCCTTCAGGGGTGCCCATGGGCCAGTACTACAAG CAGGAGCCATTTAATGGTCAAAACAGCAATTTCTCTGCAGGTGGTTATGCCTACAATCAAGGCAATGGG CCTCCGCGGCAGGTTGTGAACTATCCTCACTCGCCAGTTCCTGGGAACCCCACACCACCCATGACTCCAGGAAGTAGTATCCCTCCATACCTATCTCCCAACCAAGACGTCAAGCCGCCATTTCCTCCTGATATGAAACCAAACATGACGTCCCTACCTCCACCACCCG CTAACCCCAACGAGGAACTGCGGTTGACCTTTCCCGTGCGGGACGGCGTGGTGCTGGAGCCTTTCCGCCTGGAACACAACCTGGCTGTCAGTAACCATGTCTTCCATCTGCGGCCCTCCGTCCACCAGACCCTCATGTGGCG GTCAGACCTGGAGCTTCAGTTTAAGTGCTACCACCACGAGGACCGGCAGATGAACACCAACTGGCCGGCGTCGGTGCAGGTCAGCGTCAATGCCACTCCGCTCACCATCGAGAGGGGTGATAACAAGACCTCCCACAAACCCCTGCACCTGAAGCATGTGTGTCAGCCGGGGAGGAACACCATCCAGATCACAGTCACAGCCTGCTGCTGT TCACACTTGTTCGTGCTGCAGCTGGTGCACAGGCCGTCGGTGAGGTCTGTTCTGCAGGGCCTGCTCAAGAAGAGACTCCTACCCGCAGAACACTGCATCACCAAAA TAAAGCGAAACTTCAGCAGTGTGGCAGCATCTTCTGGGAATGCCCCACTGAACGGGGAGGATGGCGTGGAGCAGACGGCCATCAAAGTGTCCCTCAAGTGTCCCATCACATTCCGGCGGATCCAGCTTCCTGCCCGAGGTCATGACTGCAAACACGTACAG TGTTTTGACCTGGAGTCCTATTTGCAGCTGAACTGTGAGAGAGGAACGTGGCGATGTCCTGTATGCAA TAAAACCGCATTATTGGAGGGTCTGGAAGTGGACCAGTACATGTGGGGAATTCTCAATGCCATCCAAAA TTCAGAGTTCGAAGAGGTCACCATTGACCCCACGTGTAGCTGGCGGCCGGTGCCCATAAAGTCAGATCTGCTCATAAAGGAGGACCCGGATGGTCCTCTGGCCAAGCGCTTTAAGACAATGAGTCCCAGTCAGATGATCATGCCCAACGTGATGGACATGATCGCGCAGCTCGGACCAGGTCCCTCGCCCTACACCTCCATCCCTCCCCAGCATGCAGGGAACAGCGGCGAGTACGGAGGCCAAGGTAGAG GCAACAGTTACCAGGGCCATGGAAACTTTGACTTTCCCCATGGTAACACTGGTGGAGGAGCTCCCATGAATGACTTCATGCACGGGCCGCAGCTCTCCCACCCACCGGACGTGCCCAACAGCCTTATGGGGCCAGACAAAGCCCTCGGCCATGGCATGCCCGATTCG ATGCCCCATCCAGTGAGTGCTGAGCAGTCCCATGCTTCCATGCAACAAGGCATGCACgcatccccccaccccaacagccaatcagcacagcCATTACATCACAGTGGCCCCCCATCCTCCCAGCCCCCACgccaagccccgcccacacagCAGCAACCTGGCCCCAACAGCCACCCACACAGCGACATGACCTTCAACCCTGCTGGCGAGGGCCAGGTGGGCAGCCAGGGACCGGCAGACATGCCCGAGCCCTCTCTGGAC CTGCTACCAGAGCTGGCAAACCCAGATGAGTTACTGTCATATTTAGACCCTCCTGACCTCCCGAGCAACAGCAATGATGATCTGCTCTCGCTGTTTGAGAACAACTGA
- the zmiz1a gene encoding zinc finger MIZ domain-containing protein 1a isoform X3: MNSIPSMDRHIQQTNDRLLCIKQHLQNPANFQTAATELLDWCGDPRAFQRPFEQSLMGCLTVVSRVAAQQGFDLDLGYRLLAVCAANRDKFTPKSAETNTCRRCQSDSALLSSWCEELGRLLLLRHQKNRQSEPQGKVPMQAPMNSMKPALSHSDGSFPYDTVPWQQNTNQAPGSLSVVTTVWGVTNTSQSQVLGNPMANTNNPMNPGGNGIGSGISASNQGINSPQFPGQQQQFSGKGGSNQAYMQQGMYGRTGHPGTAGFSGSYPGGPNAPGGIGMPPHTRPPSDFTQPAAAAAAAAVAAAAATATATATATVAALQETNKDMNQYGQMCSSFQMGPTQGYNNQFMNQPGPRGPPAMAGGMNPGGMGGSINSSNLSGPPMGLNQPRAPGMGPFGGHGQRMPQQGYPGPRPQSMPMPGTKRPYPGEPNYGGQQFGPNGQFPNQQGQYPNPNASRALPSPNYPAQRMPGQQGSGQYPPSGVPMGQYYKQEPFNGQNSNFSAGGYAYNQGNGPPRQVVNYPHSPVPGNPTPPMTPGSSIPPYLSPNQDVKPPFPPDMKPNMTSLPPPPANPNEELRLTFPVRDGVVLEPFRLEHNLAVSNHVFHLRPSVHQTLMWRSDLELQFKCYHHEDRQMNTNWPASVQVSVNATPLTIERGDNKTSHKPLHLKHVCQPGRNTIQITVTACCCSHLFVLQLVHRPSVRSVLQGLLKKRLLPAEHCITKIKRNFSSVAASSGNAPLNGEDGVEQTAIKVSLKCPITFRRIQLPARGHDCKHVQCFDLESYLQLNCERGTWRCPVCNKTALLEGLEVDQYMWGILNAIQNSEFEEVTIDPTCSWRPVPIKSDLLIKEDPDGPLAKRFKTMSPSQMIMPNVMDMIAQLGPGPSPYTSIPPQHAGNSGEYGGQGNSYQGHGNFDFPHGNTGGGAPMNDFMHGPQLSHPPDVPNSLMGPDKALGHGMPDSMPHPVSAEQSHASMQQGMHASPHPNSQSAQPLHHSGPPSSQPPRQAPPTQQQPGPNSHPHSDMTFNPAGEGQVGSQGPADMPEPSLDLLPELANPDELLSYLDPPDLPSNSNDDLLSLFENN, translated from the exons AAACCAACACCTGCAGGAGATGTCAAAGTGACTCAG ctctACTGTCATCGTGGTGTGAGGAGCTGGGCCGGCTGCTCCTGCTGCGGCACCAGAAGAATCGGCAGAGTGAGCCCCAGGGCAAGGTGCCCATGCAGGCGCCCATGAACTCCATGAAGCCAGCGCTCTCCCACAG TGATGGGTCCTTTCCATATGACACTGTTCCCTGGCAACAAAATACCAACCAGGCTCCCGGCTCATTGTCAGTGGTGACAACGGTGTGGGGGGTTACCAATACATCACAAAGTCAG GTTTTGGGTAACCCCATGGCCAACACCAACAACCCTATGAACCCTGGAGGCAATGGAATAGGGTCGGGCATATCAGCCAGCAACCAAGGGATCAACTCCCCTCAGTTCCCCGGACAACAACAGCAGTTTTCAGGCAAAGGGGGCTCCAACCAGGCCTACATGCAGCAGGGCATGTATGGGCGAACAGGGCATCCTGGAACTGCAGGTTTCAGTGGCAG TTACCCAGGTGGTCCGAATGCTCCAGGTGGAATAGGCATGCCCCCCCACACCCGGCCGCCATCGGACTTCACCCAGCCTGccgctgcagctgctgcagctgccgTCGCTGCCGCCGCCGCCACAGCAACGGCCACTGCCACGGCCACTGTAGCCGCGCTGCAGGAGACCAACAAGGACATGAACCAGTACGGGCAG ATGTGCTCCTCATTTCAGATGGGACCCACGCAGGGCTATAACAACCAGTTCATGAATCAGCCCGGACCCCGTGGCCCGCCTGCCATGGCAGGCGGAATGAACCCGGGCGGAATGGGTGGGAGCATAAACAGCTCCAACCTCAGCGGCCCACCCATGGGCTTGAACCAGCCCCGAGCTCCAGGGATGGGTCCCTTTGGGGGCCATGGCCAGAGAATGCCCCAGCAGGGCTATCCAGGGCCCAGGCCCCAATCCATGCCCATGCCAGGCACCAAGAGACCTTATCCTGGAGAG CCTAACTATGGGGGTCAGCAGTTTGGACCAAATGGACAGTTTCCCAACCAGCAAGGACAGTATCCTAACCCAAATGCATCCAGAGCCCTGCCCTCACCCAACTACCCGGCACAAAGGATGCCAGGCCAGCAGGGCTCCGGCCAGTATCCCCCTTCAGGGGTGCCCATGGGCCAGTACTACAAG CAGGAGCCATTTAATGGTCAAAACAGCAATTTCTCTGCAGGTGGTTATGCCTACAATCAAGGCAATGGG CCTCCGCGGCAGGTTGTGAACTATCCTCACTCGCCAGTTCCTGGGAACCCCACACCACCCATGACTCCAGGAAGTAGTATCCCTCCATACCTATCTCCCAACCAAGACGTCAAGCCGCCATTTCCTCCTGATATGAAACCAAACATGACGTCCCTACCTCCACCACCCG CTAACCCCAACGAGGAACTGCGGTTGACCTTTCCCGTGCGGGACGGCGTGGTGCTGGAGCCTTTCCGCCTGGAACACAACCTGGCTGTCAGTAACCATGTCTTCCATCTGCGGCCCTCCGTCCACCAGACCCTCATGTGGCG GTCAGACCTGGAGCTTCAGTTTAAGTGCTACCACCACGAGGACCGGCAGATGAACACCAACTGGCCGGCGTCGGTGCAGGTCAGCGTCAATGCCACTCCGCTCACCATCGAGAGGGGTGATAACAAGACCTCCCACAAACCCCTGCACCTGAAGCATGTGTGTCAGCCGGGGAGGAACACCATCCAGATCACAGTCACAGCCTGCTGCTGT TCACACTTGTTCGTGCTGCAGCTGGTGCACAGGCCGTCGGTGAGGTCTGTTCTGCAGGGCCTGCTCAAGAAGAGACTCCTACCCGCAGAACACTGCATCACCAAAA TAAAGCGAAACTTCAGCAGTGTGGCAGCATCTTCTGGGAATGCCCCACTGAACGGGGAGGATGGCGTGGAGCAGACGGCCATCAAAGTGTCCCTCAAGTGTCCCATCACATTCCGGCGGATCCAGCTTCCTGCCCGAGGTCATGACTGCAAACACGTACAG TGTTTTGACCTGGAGTCCTATTTGCAGCTGAACTGTGAGAGAGGAACGTGGCGATGTCCTGTATGCAA TAAAACCGCATTATTGGAGGGTCTGGAAGTGGACCAGTACATGTGGGGAATTCTCAATGCCATCCAAAA TTCAGAGTTCGAAGAGGTCACCATTGACCCCACGTGTAGCTGGCGGCCGGTGCCCATAAAGTCAGATCTGCTCATAAAGGAGGACCCGGATGGTCCTCTGGCCAAGCGCTTTAAGACAATGAGTCCCAGTCAGATGATCATGCCCAACGTGATGGACATGATCGCGCAGCTCGGACCAGGTCCCTCGCCCTACACCTCCATCCCTCCCCAGCATGCAGGGAACAGCGGCGAGTACGGAGGCCAAG GCAACAGTTACCAGGGCCATGGAAACTTTGACTTTCCCCATGGTAACACTGGTGGAGGAGCTCCCATGAATGACTTCATGCACGGGCCGCAGCTCTCCCACCCACCGGACGTGCCCAACAGCCTTATGGGGCCAGACAAAGCCCTCGGCCATGGCATGCCCGATTCG ATGCCCCATCCAGTGAGTGCTGAGCAGTCCCATGCTTCCATGCAACAAGGCATGCACgcatccccccaccccaacagccaatcagcacagcCATTACATCACAGTGGCCCCCCATCCTCCCAGCCCCCACgccaagccccgcccacacagCAGCAACCTGGCCCCAACAGCCACCCACACAGCGACATGACCTTCAACCCTGCTGGCGAGGGCCAGGTGGGCAGCCAGGGACCGGCAGACATGCCCGAGCCCTCTCTGGAC CTGCTACCAGAGCTGGCAAACCCAGATGAGTTACTGTCATATTTAGACCCTCCTGACCTCCCGAGCAACAGCAATGATGATCTGCTCTCGCTGTTTGAGAACAACTGA
- the zmiz1a gene encoding zinc finger MIZ domain-containing protein 1a isoform X6 translates to MNSIPSMDRHIQQTNDRLLCIKQHLQNPANFQTAATELLDWCGDPRAFQRPFEQSLMGCLTVVSRVAAQQGFDLDLGYRLLAVCAANRDKFTPKSAETNTCRRCQSDSALLSSWCEELGRLLLLRHQKNRQSEPQGKVPMQAPMNSMKPALSHSDGSFPYDTVPWQQNTNQAPGSLSVVTTVWGVTNTSQSQVLGNPMANTNNPMNPGGNGIGSGISASNQGINSPQFPGQQQQFSGKGGSNQAYMQQGMYGRTGHPGTAGFSGSYPGGPNAPGGIGMPPHTRPPSDFTQPAAAAAAAAVAAAAATATATATATVAALQETNKDMNQYGQMCSSFQMGPTQGYNNQFMNQPGPRGPPAMAGGMNPGGMGGSINSSNLSGPPMGLNQPRAPGMGPFGGHGQRMPQQGYPGPRPQSMPMPGTKRPYPGEPNYGGQQFGPNGQFPNQQGQYPNPNASRALPSPNYPAQRMPGQQGSGQYPPSGVPMGQYYKQEPFNGQNSNFSAGGYAYNQGNGPPRQVVNYPHSPVPGNPTPPMTPGSSIPPYLSPNQDVKPPFPPDMKPNMTSLPPPPANPNEELRLTFPVRDGVVLEPFRLEHNLAVSNHVFHLRPSVHQTLMWRSDLELQFKCYHHEDRQMNTNWPASVQVSVNATPLTIERGDNKTSHKPLHLKHVCQPGRNTIQITVTACCCSHLFVLQLVHRPSVRSVLQGLLKKRLLPAEHCITKIKRNFSSVAASSGNAPLNGEDGVEQTAIKVSLKCPITFRRIQLPARGHDCKHVQCFDLESYLQLNCERGTWRCPVCNKTALLEGLEVDQYMWGILNAIQNSEFEEVTIDPTCSWRPVPIKSDLLIKEDPDGPLAKRFKTMSPSQMIMPNVMDMIAQLGPGPSPYTSIPPQHAGNSGEYGGQGRGNSYQGHGNFDFPHGNTGGGAPMNDFMHGPQLSHPPDVPNSLMGPDKALGHGMPDSLLPELANPDELLSYLDPPDLPSNSNDDLLSLFENN, encoded by the exons AAACCAACACCTGCAGGAGATGTCAAAGTGACTCAG ctctACTGTCATCGTGGTGTGAGGAGCTGGGCCGGCTGCTCCTGCTGCGGCACCAGAAGAATCGGCAGAGTGAGCCCCAGGGCAAGGTGCCCATGCAGGCGCCCATGAACTCCATGAAGCCAGCGCTCTCCCACAG TGATGGGTCCTTTCCATATGACACTGTTCCCTGGCAACAAAATACCAACCAGGCTCCCGGCTCATTGTCAGTGGTGACAACGGTGTGGGGGGTTACCAATACATCACAAAGTCAG GTTTTGGGTAACCCCATGGCCAACACCAACAACCCTATGAACCCTGGAGGCAATGGAATAGGGTCGGGCATATCAGCCAGCAACCAAGGGATCAACTCCCCTCAGTTCCCCGGACAACAACAGCAGTTTTCAGGCAAAGGGGGCTCCAACCAGGCCTACATGCAGCAGGGCATGTATGGGCGAACAGGGCATCCTGGAACTGCAGGTTTCAGTGGCAG TTACCCAGGTGGTCCGAATGCTCCAGGTGGAATAGGCATGCCCCCCCACACCCGGCCGCCATCGGACTTCACCCAGCCTGccgctgcagctgctgcagctgccgTCGCTGCCGCCGCCGCCACAGCAACGGCCACTGCCACGGCCACTGTAGCCGCGCTGCAGGAGACCAACAAGGACATGAACCAGTACGGGCAG ATGTGCTCCTCATTTCAGATGGGACCCACGCAGGGCTATAACAACCAGTTCATGAATCAGCCCGGACCCCGTGGCCCGCCTGCCATGGCAGGCGGAATGAACCCGGGCGGAATGGGTGGGAGCATAAACAGCTCCAACCTCAGCGGCCCACCCATGGGCTTGAACCAGCCCCGAGCTCCAGGGATGGGTCCCTTTGGGGGCCATGGCCAGAGAATGCCCCAGCAGGGCTATCCAGGGCCCAGGCCCCAATCCATGCCCATGCCAGGCACCAAGAGACCTTATCCTGGAGAG CCTAACTATGGGGGTCAGCAGTTTGGACCAAATGGACAGTTTCCCAACCAGCAAGGACAGTATCCTAACCCAAATGCATCCAGAGCCCTGCCCTCACCCAACTACCCGGCACAAAGGATGCCAGGCCAGCAGGGCTCCGGCCAGTATCCCCCTTCAGGGGTGCCCATGGGCCAGTACTACAAG CAGGAGCCATTTAATGGTCAAAACAGCAATTTCTCTGCAGGTGGTTATGCCTACAATCAAGGCAATGGG CCTCCGCGGCAGGTTGTGAACTATCCTCACTCGCCAGTTCCTGGGAACCCCACACCACCCATGACTCCAGGAAGTAGTATCCCTCCATACCTATCTCCCAACCAAGACGTCAAGCCGCCATTTCCTCCTGATATGAAACCAAACATGACGTCCCTACCTCCACCACCCG CTAACCCCAACGAGGAACTGCGGTTGACCTTTCCCGTGCGGGACGGCGTGGTGCTGGAGCCTTTCCGCCTGGAACACAACCTGGCTGTCAGTAACCATGTCTTCCATCTGCGGCCCTCCGTCCACCAGACCCTCATGTGGCG GTCAGACCTGGAGCTTCAGTTTAAGTGCTACCACCACGAGGACCGGCAGATGAACACCAACTGGCCGGCGTCGGTGCAGGTCAGCGTCAATGCCACTCCGCTCACCATCGAGAGGGGTGATAACAAGACCTCCCACAAACCCCTGCACCTGAAGCATGTGTGTCAGCCGGGGAGGAACACCATCCAGATCACAGTCACAGCCTGCTGCTGT TCACACTTGTTCGTGCTGCAGCTGGTGCACAGGCCGTCGGTGAGGTCTGTTCTGCAGGGCCTGCTCAAGAAGAGACTCCTACCCGCAGAACACTGCATCACCAAAA TAAAGCGAAACTTCAGCAGTGTGGCAGCATCTTCTGGGAATGCCCCACTGAACGGGGAGGATGGCGTGGAGCAGACGGCCATCAAAGTGTCCCTCAAGTGTCCCATCACATTCCGGCGGATCCAGCTTCCTGCCCGAGGTCATGACTGCAAACACGTACAG TGTTTTGACCTGGAGTCCTATTTGCAGCTGAACTGTGAGAGAGGAACGTGGCGATGTCCTGTATGCAA TAAAACCGCATTATTGGAGGGTCTGGAAGTGGACCAGTACATGTGGGGAATTCTCAATGCCATCCAAAA TTCAGAGTTCGAAGAGGTCACCATTGACCCCACGTGTAGCTGGCGGCCGGTGCCCATAAAGTCAGATCTGCTCATAAAGGAGGACCCGGATGGTCCTCTGGCCAAGCGCTTTAAGACAATGAGTCCCAGTCAGATGATCATGCCCAACGTGATGGACATGATCGCGCAGCTCGGACCAGGTCCCTCGCCCTACACCTCCATCCCTCCCCAGCATGCAGGGAACAGCGGCGAGTACGGAGGCCAAGGTAGAG GCAACAGTTACCAGGGCCATGGAAACTTTGACTTTCCCCATGGTAACACTGGTGGAGGAGCTCCCATGAATGACTTCATGCACGGGCCGCAGCTCTCCCACCCACCGGACGTGCCCAACAGCCTTATGGGGCCAGACAAAGCCCTCGGCCATGGCATGCCCGATTCG CTGCTACCAGAGCTGGCAAACCCAGATGAGTTACTGTCATATTTAGACCCTCCTGACCTCCCGAGCAACAGCAATGATGATCTGCTCTCGCTGTTTGAGAACAACTGA